In Rutidosis leptorrhynchoides isolate AG116_Rl617_1_P2 chromosome 2, CSIRO_AGI_Rlap_v1, whole genome shotgun sequence, one genomic interval encodes:
- the LOC139892591 gene encoding magnesium protoporphyrin IX methyltransferase, chloroplastic — protein sequence MAYSPALFSHNIRFTTNHHSNPNPNSKLYNLNTRRSLTLSALGTETIDSTTLAVIGGSSVAAIAAAISLSDPEKRRQLQAEEVGGGDKEVVRDYFTNDGFQRWKKIYGDTDDVNKVQLDIRIGHAKTVESVMKMLTDEGSLKGVSVCDAGCGTGLLSIPLAKEGAVVSASDISSSMVSEAQKNAKEGLQGKDDVQMPKFEVSDLESLNGKYDTVVCLDVLIHYPQSKADGMIAHLASLAENRLILSFAPKTFYYDLLKRIGELFPGPSKATRAYLHSEADIERALQKVGWKIRKRGLTTTQFYFSRIVEAVRA from the exons ATGGCCTATTCACCCGCCCTCTTTTCTCACAACATCCGTTTCACAACCAACCatcactcaaaccctaaccctaactcaaAACTATACAATTTAAACACTCGAAGATCCCTAACCTTATCCGCATTAGGCACCGAAACAATCGACAGCACAACGCTCGCGGTCATCGGCGGCAGCTCCGTCGCGGCAATCGCCGCCGCAATTTCACTTTCAGATCCAGAGAAACGGCGGCAGTTACAGGCGGAGGAAGTTGGCGGTGGTGATAAGGAGGTCGTGAGAGATTATTTTACTAACGACGGATTTCAACGGTGGAAGAAGATATATGGAGATACAGATGACGTTAATAAAGTGCAATTGGATATACGAATTGGACACGCGAAGACTGTTGAGAGTGTGATGAAAATGTTGACGGATGAAGGTTCGTTGAAAGGTGTTAGTGTGTGTGATGCCGGATGTGGTACTGGTTTGTTATCGATTCCGTTGGCCAAAGAAGGTGCGGTTGTTTCGGCTAGCGATATTTCGTCTTCGATGGTTTCTGAAGCTCAGAAGAAT GCAAAAGAAGGATTACAGGGAAAAGATGATGTACAGATGCCAAAATTTGAAGTGAGTGATTTAGAAAGCTTAAATGGGAAGTATGATACTGTAGTGTGTTTAGATGTGCTAATACACTACCCACAAAGTAAGGCTGATGGTATGATTGCACACTTAGCATCTCTTGCCGAAAACCGATTGATACTCAGTTTTGCACCCAAAACATTCTATTATGATCTACTCAAGAGAATCGGAGAGCTTTTCCCGGGACCTTCAAAGGCAACGAGAGCGTATCTTCACTCAGAGGCTGATATAGAGCGGGCACTACAAAAGGTTGGCTGGAAAATAAGAAAGAGGGGTCTCACTACCACACAATTTTACTTTTCAAGAATCGTTGAAGCTGTCCGTGCTTAA